One part of the Acidobacteriota bacterium genome encodes these proteins:
- a CDS encoding DNA alkylation repair protein: protein MHTPAEVRSTITARLRRAADPIRAPQQQRYMKSDMPYLGVTVPRCRRIAGAVFRMLPLPNAGAWETTILTLWRGATYREERYAAIELLNYPRYSDWIAPERVPMMEELVVTGAWWDYVDAIAGRALGVLLAAHPEPTAALLRDWAVCDNSWKRRSAILAQLRSRRATDKQLLTDVIEPSIGEQEFFLRKGIGWALREYSKTDPDWVAAFVDTHAGLSRLSRREALKHLERRGPPGSSEPRRP, encoded by the coding sequence ATGCACACCCCAGCGGAAGTTCGAAGCACCATCACCGCCCGGCTGCGCAGGGCCGCCGATCCGATCCGGGCACCGCAGCAGCAACGCTACATGAAGTCGGACATGCCCTACCTCGGTGTGACCGTCCCGCGCTGCCGACGGATTGCCGGGGCGGTGTTCCGAATGCTCCCGCTGCCGAACGCCGGGGCCTGGGAAACGACAATCCTCACCCTGTGGCGCGGCGCAACCTATCGTGAGGAGCGCTACGCGGCGATCGAGCTCCTCAACTACCCTCGCTATTCCGACTGGATCGCGCCGGAGCGGGTTCCCATGATGGAGGAACTCGTCGTCACCGGCGCCTGGTGGGACTATGTCGACGCGATCGCCGGACGCGCCCTGGGAGTCCTTCTTGCCGCGCACCCCGAGCCCACGGCGGCGCTGCTGCGCGACTGGGCGGTATGCGACAACAGCTGGAAACGTCGCTCGGCCATCCTCGCGCAACTCCGCAGCAGGCGGGCGACCGACAAGCAGCTCCTGACGGACGTGATCGAGCCGTCGATCGGCGAGCAGGAGTTCTTCCTGCGCAAGGGCATCGGGTGGGCGCTGCGCGAATACTCGAAGACCGATCCGGACTGGGTGGCAGCGTTCGTCGACACGCACGCCGGCCTGTCCAGGCTCAGCCGTCGCGAGGCCCTGAAGCACCTGGAGCGCCGTGGACCTCCTGGTTCATCCGAGCCTCGTAGACCTTGA
- the mutY gene encoding A/G-specific adenine glycosylase gives MTACPMPSFADRLVAWWDAHGRKDMPWQRERTPYRTWVSEIMLQQTQVRTVLPYFDRFVARFPNIETLARANLDEVLHLWSGLGYYARGRNLHRAARTIVEDHSGVIPNTVTALERLPGIGRSTAAAIVAQGYGRRAAILDANVKRVLARRHRVAGAMSSSSTLNALWRLAEEHTPAERAADYTQAIMDLGATVCRRSRPLCADCPVRTDCQAHIAGEVDRYPERAPRRRRRLERSRFFVVLDPNGACLVEQRPPHGIWGGLWSPPERDAAQSVGAFLDQAGIDPDLIDGVRPAEVIRHGFTHFDLDIEPVYVRLKARPAAVREAGIRWIDAADHRLGLSAVAATLVKEAAPFPASEPDQ, from the coding sequence ATGACAGCATGCCCCATGCCTTCCTTCGCGGATCGCCTGGTTGCCTGGTGGGACGCGCACGGCCGCAAGGACATGCCCTGGCAACGGGAGCGCACGCCGTACCGCACCTGGGTATCGGAGATCATGCTGCAGCAGACGCAGGTGCGCACGGTCCTGCCGTACTTCGACCGCTTCGTGGCGCGCTTTCCGAACATCGAAACCCTGGCGCGCGCGAACCTTGATGAAGTGCTGCACCTTTGGAGCGGCCTGGGCTACTACGCGCGAGGGCGTAACCTCCATCGCGCGGCTCGCACGATTGTCGAGGACCATAGTGGGGTCATACCGAATACCGTGACGGCACTCGAGCGGCTGCCCGGGATCGGCCGTTCCACGGCGGCGGCGATCGTCGCGCAGGGCTACGGGCGGCGGGCGGCGATCCTGGACGCCAACGTCAAGCGCGTGCTGGCGCGCCGCCACCGCGTCGCGGGCGCCATGTCGTCGTCGTCCACCCTCAATGCGCTCTGGCGGTTGGCGGAGGAGCACACACCCGCCGAGCGCGCAGCGGACTACACCCAGGCCATCATGGACCTCGGTGCGACGGTCTGTCGCCGCAGTCGGCCACTCTGCGCGGACTGTCCCGTCCGCACTGACTGTCAGGCCCATATAGCGGGCGAGGTCGACCGCTATCCCGAACGGGCGCCGCGCCGGCGCCGCCGCCTGGAGCGGAGCCGGTTCTTCGTCGTCCTCGATCCCAACGGCGCCTGCCTTGTGGAGCAGCGGCCGCCGCACGGCATCTGGGGCGGCTTGTGGTCGCCGCCGGAACGGGATGCCGCCCAGTCGGTCGGCGCGTTTCTGGATCAGGCCGGCATCGATCCGGATCTCATCGACGGGGTCCGGCCGGCCGAAGTAATCCGCCACGGCTTCACGCACTTCGACCTTGACATAGAGCCGGTGTACGTGCGGCTCAAGGCGAGGCCGGCCGCGGTCCGGGAAGCCGGCATTCGCTGGATCGACGCGGCGGATCACCGGCTCGGACTCTCTGCCGTCGCGGCAACGCTGGTCAAGGAAGCAGCGCCGTTTCCCGCGTCGGAGCCCGACCAGTAG
- a CDS encoding anion permease, with protein MGGAALTSIGRAPRVDATRLALVALVGALLWLIPVPEGVQPRAWQLLAIFVATMVGIVMRPMPMGALAFVSVSFAVLSGTLTIGEATAGFGNTVVWLVVAAFFIATAFVKTGLGTRIAYHFMRLLGKRSLGLAYGFVATDLFLAPAIPSNTARAGAVIFPIVKSLCVSLGSDAALGTQRRIAGFLTFTAYQGVVITSAMFLTAMAANPLAAELAAQQGVEISWALWAMAGFVPGVLSLLVVPLLIYRLYPPEITRTPEAPELARERLREMGAMSRDEWVLLAVFFLLLTLWIFGGVLGVNATATALAGVAAMLATGALAWDDILNERNGWNTLIWFAVLVMMASQLGELGLLDWFTERVSGVLGERHWLPAFLSLSLIYFYVHYFFASNTAHVSAMYAPFLALAIVVGTPPVLAALVLAFFSNLFASMTHYGTAPAPILFGSGNVDIGTWWKLGALISVVNIAIWLGAGSLWWRLLGLW; from the coding sequence ATGGGTGGCGCGGCGTTGACGTCTATCGGTCGAGCTCCACGCGTCGACGCCACCCGCCTCGCGCTCGTGGCTCTCGTCGGTGCTCTTCTCTGGCTCATCCCGGTACCGGAAGGCGTGCAGCCGCGGGCCTGGCAACTCCTTGCCATCTTCGTCGCGACGATGGTCGGGATTGTCATGCGGCCGATGCCCATGGGCGCGCTCGCCTTCGTGTCGGTGTCGTTCGCCGTGCTCTCCGGAACGCTGACGATTGGCGAGGCGACCGCCGGTTTCGGCAACACCGTCGTCTGGCTGGTCGTGGCGGCGTTCTTCATAGCGACCGCCTTCGTCAAGACCGGCCTCGGCACGCGCATCGCGTACCACTTCATGCGCCTGCTCGGAAAACGGAGTCTCGGGCTCGCCTACGGTTTCGTCGCGACGGACCTGTTCCTGGCGCCGGCCATTCCCAGCAACACGGCCCGCGCCGGCGCCGTCATCTTCCCCATTGTCAAGTCCCTCTGCGTTTCCCTCGGAAGCGACGCGGCCCTCGGCACGCAGCGCCGGATCGCCGGCTTCCTGACGTTCACCGCCTACCAGGGCGTGGTCATCACCAGCGCGATGTTTCTCACCGCGATGGCCGCCAACCCGTTGGCGGCGGAGCTTGCGGCGCAGCAGGGGGTCGAGATCTCCTGGGCGCTTTGGGCCATGGCGGGATTCGTGCCCGGCGTGCTCAGCCTGCTCGTAGTGCCCCTGCTCATCTACCGCCTCTATCCGCCGGAGATCACGCGCACGCCGGAGGCGCCGGAACTGGCGCGGGAGCGGCTCCGCGAAATGGGCGCGATGTCACGCGACGAGTGGGTGCTGCTGGCCGTCTTCTTCCTTCTGCTGACCCTCTGGATCTTCGGCGGCGTGCTCGGCGTCAACGCCACCGCGACGGCGCTGGCCGGAGTGGCCGCCATGCTCGCCACCGGCGCCCTCGCATGGGACGACATCCTCAACGAACGGAACGGGTGGAACACGCTGATCTGGTTTGCCGTGCTCGTCATGATGGCGAGTCAGCTCGGCGAGCTGGGGCTCCTCGACTGGTTCACCGAGCGTGTCTCGGGCGTGCTGGGTGAACGACACTGGCTCCCGGCCTTTCTCAGCCTCAGCCTGATCTACTTCTACGTGCACTACTTCTTCGCGTCGAACACGGCCCACGTCAGCGCCATGTACGCGCCGTTCCTGGCCCTCGCCATCGTGGTCGGCACGCCGCCGGTTCTCGCCGCCCTCGTCCTCGCCTTCTTCAGCAACCTGTTCGCCTCGATGACGCACTACGGCACCGCGCCCGCACCCATACTCTTCGGCTCCGGCAACGTCGACATCGGCACCTGGTGGAAGCTCGGGGCGCTCATCAGCGTGGTGAACATCGCCATCTGGCTGGGCGCCGGGAGCCTGTGGTGGCGCCTGCTCGGTCTCTGGTGA
- a CDS encoding alpha/beta hydrolase, whose product MPSPPLTRRQLLRGAAAGIVGAAGASRAHAAAGVTTQRDAASPYADDVLPPGVRSRFVSNVNGIRMHVLEAGGRATARAGVLLLHGFPELAYSWRRLIPALAHAGYHVLAPDLRGYGRTASTDVRYDDDLRPFRMLNEVRDMLSLVSAFGYREIHLAGHDFGSLVASWCAIARPDVFRSVVLMSAPFGGTARLPFGTADGSPGREAADAPATDIDADLAALDPPRWHYRRFYATREANDDLWRAPQGVHDFLRAYYHMKSADWSGNQPEPLGEWSAAALARLPRYYVLNLGRGMAETVAEHMPSPAEIAACEWLPDDELRVYSAEYERTGFQGGLQWYRSVSSVSSIFGGGINADLQVFAGRTIDQPSLFIAGAHDWGIHQRPGALERMETQACTDLRGLHLLDGAGHWVQQEKSAEVNRLVLDFLRSL is encoded by the coding sequence ATGCCCTCCCCGCCGCTCACGCGGAGGCAGCTTCTGCGGGGCGCCGCAGCCGGAATCGTAGGCGCCGCGGGAGCTTCCCGCGCCCACGCCGCCGCCGGCGTCACCACCCAGCGCGATGCGGCCAGCCCGTATGCTGACGACGTGCTACCGCCTGGCGTGCGATCCCGGTTCGTCAGCAACGTTAACGGTATCCGCATGCATGTTCTGGAAGCGGGCGGGCGCGCGACCGCGCGGGCGGGCGTCCTGCTGCTGCATGGATTCCCCGAGCTTGCCTATAGCTGGCGGCGGCTGATTCCGGCCCTCGCCCACGCCGGCTATCACGTCCTCGCGCCGGACCTGCGCGGCTACGGGCGCACCGCCAGTACCGATGTTCGCTATGACGACGACCTGCGACCGTTCCGGATGCTGAACGAGGTGCGCGACATGCTCTCGCTGGTGTCGGCATTTGGCTATCGCGAGATTCATCTCGCCGGCCACGACTTCGGCTCCCTGGTGGCATCGTGGTGCGCCATCGCGCGTCCGGACGTGTTCCGATCCGTCGTCCTGATGAGCGCGCCGTTCGGTGGGACGGCGAGGCTGCCGTTCGGCACCGCCGACGGGTCACCCGGCCGCGAGGCGGCTGACGCCCCCGCAACCGATATCGACGCCGACCTGGCGGCTCTTGATCCGCCCCGCTGGCACTATCGCCGGTTCTACGCCACGCGCGAGGCGAACGATGACCTGTGGCGAGCGCCGCAGGGCGTGCACGACTTTCTGCGCGCCTACTACCACATGAAGAGCGCCGACTGGAGCGGCAATCAACCGGAGCCGCTAGGGGAATGGTCTGCCGCCGCGCTGGCCCGCCTCCCCCGCTACTACGTCCTGAACCTCGGCCGGGGGATGGCGGAGACGGTCGCCGAACACATGCCGTCGCCGGCAGAGATTGCCGCCTGCGAGTGGCTGCCGGACGACGAGCTGCGGGTCTACAGCGCGGAGTACGAGAGAACGGGGTTCCAGGGCGGGCTGCAGTGGTATCGCAGCGTGAGTTCCGTATCGTCCATTTTCGGAGGCGGCATCAACGCCGACCTCCAGGTGTTCGCCGGACGGACCATCGACCAGCCCTCGCTCTTCATCGCCGGGGCGCACGACTGGGGCATCCACCAGCGGCCGGGGGCCCTCGAACGGATGGAGACGCAGGCCTGCACCGACCTTCGCGGACTGCACTTGCTCGACGGCGCCGGCCACTGGGTGCAGCAGGAGAAGTCAGCCGAGGTCAACCGGCTCGTGCTCGATTTCCTGCGCTCCCTGTAA